TTTGAACGCAAAAAAAGACCTTCTTCAAAATTTTTTGAAGAAAGTCTTAAATTTCTACATCAGACCTGAGTAGTTACGTATAGACAGGGTGCTCCAAACGTTCTAGACCTCTGTCATATCTATTTTGTTTTTGAGTGATAAAGTTACCCTTTCCATGTATATTTCTGATTACCCCATCTTCTTGTAATAGAGCTAGAGCTTGTCTCAATGTCATTCTACTAACTCCCATTATCTTAGCAAGATCTGGTTCAGTGGGTAGTCTATTATCCTCATCAAACTCTCCATCATTTATTAATTTAAATAGTTTAT
Above is a window of Fusobacterium sp. SYSU M8D902 DNA encoding:
- a CDS encoding GntR family transcriptional regulator; its protein translation is MTLEEIREAIKGSKKLPKCVAVYNKLFKLINDGEFDEDNRLPTEPDLAKIMGVSRMTLRQALALLQEDGVIRNIHGKGNFITQKQNRYDRGLERLEHPVYT